The following proteins are encoded in a genomic region of Paenibacillus sp. FSL R7-0273:
- a CDS encoding DUF2793 domain-containing protein: MAQTIQVKRGTKAELSTYGVLKAGEIGFCTDTKEVYIGDGTSNSMVGRALSGPEASRPAAASVGRLYYVTSGTNSGYLYFDDGAAWRRINAQKLTDLTGTADDIADGTTYAKVLKADITSGHVNKVSDGTNVKTAAEIKTHLDDAAKHRVINDTGIAITDLWSAQKIRNEIELAKHNIEPQSSVKDQNLTAPPASPLEGDRYIIPAAATGVWAGKGSQIAEYQSAAWVYYPPAVGWTAYVDDEQKIYSWNGSAWVRTGGALQTITAGNGLTGGGQADSVTLNIGAGSGITVTADAIAVTAGKGITVDASGVAANVDGSSIVYDAANGNKLTVASIDGGTF, encoded by the coding sequence ATGGCACAGACGATTCAAGTAAAACGCGGCACAAAAGCGGAGCTATCCACTTATGGCGTGCTCAAGGCTGGTGAAATAGGCTTCTGCACAGACACCAAAGAAGTCTATATTGGTGACGGCACTTCCAATTCGATGGTCGGACGGGCTTTATCCGGCCCCGAGGCTTCGCGTCCCGCAGCTGCTTCTGTTGGGCGATTATATTATGTAACAAGCGGGACGAACAGCGGTTATTTGTATTTTGACGACGGGGCAGCCTGGCGCCGGATTAACGCCCAGAAGCTGACTGATCTGACGGGAACAGCCGATGATATTGCCGACGGTACAACCTATGCTAAGGTGCTTAAGGCGGATATCACCTCGGGACATGTAAATAAGGTCTCTGACGGCACGAATGTAAAAACAGCGGCAGAAATTAAGACTCATCTCGATGATGCCGCAAAGCACCGTGTGATCAATGATACGGGCATAGCCATTACAGACCTGTGGTCGGCACAAAAGATCCGAAACGAGATTGAGCTGGCCAAGCATAATATCGAGCCGCAGAGCTCGGTAAAAGACCAGAATCTGACGGCTCCGCCTGCTTCTCCATTAGAAGGAGACCGGTATATCATTCCGGCCGCGGCTACCGGCGTATGGGCGGGAAAAGGCAGCCAGATTGCCGAGTATCAATCCGCAGCCTGGGTGTACTACCCTCCGGCAGTAGGCTGGACCGCTTATGTGGACGATGAGCAGAAAATCTACAGCTGGAACGGCAGTGCCTGGGTGCGTACGGGCGGTGCGCTGCAGACAATCACTGCCGGTAATGGTTTAACCGGCGGAGGACAGGCGGATTCAGTGACCTTAAACATCGGTGCCGGAAGCGGCATCACGGTTACAGCCGATGCGATCGCAGTTACTGCAGGTAAAGGAATCACTGTAGATGCAAGCGGGGTAGCAGCCAATGTCGATGGAAGCAGCATTGTATATGACGCAGCTAACGGCAACAAGCTGACGGTAGCCAGTATTGACGGCGGCACATTCTAG